The nucleotide window ACTGCCAGCTGGCGACCACCAGCAGCAGCGAGGCGACCACCGGCCCGACCAGGAAGGCCATCCCGAACGTGGCACCGATCAGGCCGAGGATCTTGCCACGCTCCGCCGGCGGAAAGGTGTCGCCCACGACGGCACTCGCGGTCGGCGTGATCCCGCCGGCGCCCATCCCCTGCACGGCCCGGCCGACGAGGAGCATCCCGAAAGTCGTCGAGCGCGCCACCAGGAGAGAGCCGATCGCGAACGCGGCGATGTCGAGCAGGTAGATCGCGCGTCGGCCAAAGCGGTCGCTGAGGTTGGCCATCAACGCGGTGCTGCTGAGCGAGCAGAGCGAGAAAACGATGGTAACCAGGCCGATCTGCCGATTGTCGACCCCGAACGCCGCGCGGAGGGCGGGGATCGCCGGCGCCACCACGGCGGCGTCGAGTGCCGCCATGAAGACGCCGACGAACAGCACCGTGAGAATCCGGCGACGGGCGGCGTCTTCGTCGGTGGGCAGGACAATGTCAGGCATCCGGCAAAGGTAGCGTCCACCGCTCCGTCCCGCCCTACGCCGCGGCGACCGAGTCGTCGCGGCGCTTCCGGGAGAGTCGCCACGCCGTGCCGAGGGTAAAGAGGAGCCCGACCGGCAGCGGCTCGAGGAAGGTGTACGCGATGTTCACCAGCGGCTTCTGGTACTGGACCCGGAACTCGGCCATTTCCTTCGTCCGCTTGGCGATCTCCGCCTCGCTGGCCCCACTCGCCCGCGCCTGCTCGACGCTGTGGGCCGCAAACTTGTCGCCGAAGTCCGGCGCCAGCTTGTAGTAGATGAGCTCCCAGGTCGCGACGTAGCAGACGGTCGCGACGAGGGTGATCAGGAGCCCGACCCGGAAGGCATGTCCGAATGTGATCCGGCCGTCCGGGCTGCCGTCGCGATACGACCGGACGCCGAAGTAGACCATCAGGAAGGCGGCCACCATCGTGGTGTAGCCGACCAGCATGCCGTAGTCGAAGCCGATCGCATCCATGAACGGCAGGGTCAGGAGCATCATCGCCGACAGCATGGCGCCGGCGATCAGGCCGTAGGTCAACACGAACTTCCGCATTCCGACACTCGGGGGTTGGAGGACGGCGGATTCTATTGGTTTGCGGCGCCGGGCGCGTCACCCGAAAGGATGATTTCCGGCGATTTTGGCCGAAATCACCCGGAAAGGTGACGGAATCGGGGGGTCACGGGATCAGGCGGAGTTCCTGCCCGAGTTGGACGGCCTGGGTCCGGCGCTGCGCGCCGAGCTTCGCGAAGACCCGGCTCGAGTGAGTCTTGACGGTGTTCTCGCTGACGTGGACCCGCTCGCCGATCTCCTTGTTGCTCAGGCCCGCGGCGATCAGCTCGAGGATCTCGAGTTCGCGGGGGGTCAGGCCGAGGGAGGCGACCTTGCGGTCGTCGCGGACGAAATCCCTGGGTGCCGGGACCAGAACCTCCTGCACGACCACCGTGGGCTTCGGCCCCGTCACCCGCCGGCCGAGCCAGATCCCGAACGCGGCAAAGAGCGCGGCGACGAGGCCGCCGTAGATCTGCACGGAGTGGTCGAGCACCAGCCAGCGGTACTCGACCGCTTGGAGGGCGGCGATGAGGAGGCCGCCGAGGAGGCCGTAGCGGAGGATGGTCATGGTGATGCTACAATCTACCGTGGATTTGAGCGGCGTCGACCGGGAATCGGCGGTCCCGCTTGGTAGCTTCCCTTCCTCCCCAACCCCTGGTGATTCCGATGTCTTCCACCCGTTCTCGCCTGCTCCCGCTCATCGCTTTCGTGGCCACCGCCTCGCTCGCCGCGGCCTGCTCCTATGGCACCACCGCGCCGTCCACTGCGCCGCAGGCGTCGGCCGCACCGGCGGTGCCGGCCCGCCCCGCCGAGGTGACGGCAGCGGCCATCGCCGAAGGCGACTCGCTCTATGCCGGCGGATCCTGCACGCGGTGCCACGGCGCCAAGGGCATCGGCACGCCGCGTGGTCCGAGCCTCGTGACTGGGCCGTGGTTGCAGCACAGTGGCAGCTACGCGGAGATCGTCGGTACCATCACCAACGGCGTGCCGCGCGCGTCGATCAAGGACACGACCCACCGCTTCCCGATGAATGCCCGCGGTGGCCCGATGAACCTCACCGACCCGCAGGTGAAGTCGATGGCCGCCTATGTCTGGTCGATTTCGCGAGCGAAGCGCTAGCGCAGGATCAGTGTCGGCGCTGGCGGAGCGCCTCGTACACCGCCACGGCCACGCTGGTGGAGAGATTGAGCGAGCGCACCAGTGGCGAGTGAATCGGCAGGGCGAGGAAGCGCTCGGGATGGCGGGCGTGCAGGTCGTCGGGGAGTCCGCCGGTTTCGCGTCCGAAGATGAGGACGGTGCCTCGCCCGTCCGCAGTGGCGAGTGGGGCATCCCAGAACAGTCGCGTCGATTTGGTCGAGAAGAACCACGGCTCCCCAGCGAGGGGAGCTCCCGCGCGAACGTCTCCCAGTCCGGCCAGACGCGGAGGTCGACATGCTCCCAGTAGTCGAGCCCCGCCCGCTTCACCTCCCGTTCGTCCAGCGAGAAGCCGAGCGGCTCGATCAGGTGCAGCGTGGCGCCGGCGGCGAGACAGGTCCGTCCGGCGTTGCCGGTGTTCCAGTGAATCTCGGGGTGCACCAGCACGACATGCAGTGCGGCCGGCGGCGTCTCGCTCACCGAGGCCGGCTGGTGAAGATCTTGTTCACGATGCGCCACTCACCCCGCACGCGCAGCAGGTTGAGATAGTCGACGTACACCGACTTCGGATACGTCTCGGTCACCTTCACCGAGGCAGCGTTGTCGGTGATGTCGACCGCCGTGATCCGGAGGGTCCCCTCCTCTTCCTTTCCCGCGTTGGCCACGAAGCCCTTCTGCCACTCCGCCTGCGTGAGCTGGCCGATGGTGCCATCGCGTTTGATGAAGAGGAGTTTCGCCTCGGGCCAGAAGGCGGCCTGCAAGGATGGCACGTCGTTGAACTTGAGCCCGTGGAGGTAGCGCTCGACCACGGCGCGGACGGCCGCCTGATCGGACGGCGCGCTCGCGGTCTGTTGTGCGGCGAGCGCCACGGGCGCGGTGATGACGGCCGCGAACAGGAGGAGCCCAGGTGTCAGTCGCATGACCGGCCTCGTGGTGCAGGGTGTGGGGAAATCACTTGGCGACGACGGCACGCGCGAGCCGTCCCTGGATGGCACGGAACGGCAGCTGCTTGCCGCCGGCGATGTTCCAGCCATTGAAGACGACGACCATGTCGAGGTCGGGGAAGGCCACGGGAAGTTGGCCGCCGAATCCCGACCCGGCCCAGACGAACTTGGCCGGGTCGAGCGGGTCGGGGTGAAGCCACCACTTCAGGCCGTACCGTGAAGCGTTCGGCCCGGAACCGGTCGCGACGGCCGGCGTCACGGACTGGCGCACCCAATCGGCCGACACCACGCGCTGATCGCGCCACGTCCCCTGCTGCAGGAAGAGCTGCCACACGCGCGCGAGGTCGCTGGCCTCGAGGTAGAGGCCGCCCTCGGTGTCGGCGGTGCCCGACGGCGTGCGCTTCCAGAACCAGCGCGAGATGCCGAGCGGCCGGAAGAGGTGGGCCGCGCCGTATTCCTCGATGTCCTTTCCGGTCGCCTGACGGAAGATGTGCGCGAGCAGCGCGCTCTCGCCGCTGCTGTAGTTGAACTGCGTCCCGGGTTCGCGCATCATCGGTCGGTCGATCGTAAAGCGGATCCAGTCTGCGCTCTCCTCGAGCGCCGTCGCGGTGTTGCGCGGATCGGTGTACGGCAGCGACTCGTTCCAGTCGAAGCCGCCAGTCATCGTCAGCAGGTGGCGCACCGTCATGTGCCGCTTGCGGTCGTCGATGTTGGCGACCTTCGTCGTGTCGAAGAATGAGAGCACTGGCGCATCGATGCTGGGAAAGTCACCGCGCGTGACCGCGGTCCCGATGATCACCGAGGCGACGGTCTTGGTCACCGACTGCAGCGTGTGCAAGTCGCCGCGGCGGTAGAACGGATGCCACCACGTGTTGTAGTAGTTGTACGGCCCGGTGAGGTCGTGCGCGTTGAGCCCGCCGGGAATCTTGGCCAGCGAGCCGTACGCGGCTTCGTAGTCGACCGGGTAGCTCTTGTCGTAGGCGACCCGCCCGTGGCGGATCACCAGCATCCGGTCGATGTTGCCGTAGCGCCCCGAGCGGATCTCGGCGTCGATCGAGTCGAGCACCGCCGCGTTGAGGCCGACCTTGGCCGGCGTGGTGCGCGGCCACTCGGTGCGCACGGGTGCCGCCTGGGCGGACACCTCCTGGATTCCAGCACTGGCGAGCAGGACCGCGAGGAACATCCGGCGGATTGAAGGCAGGCGCACGCGGACTCCAGGAAGAGGATGGGGGTGAATCATTTCGCGGCGTCGGTCGGATTGCCAAGCGTCTGGTTGAGGGCGACCGCCTCGCGCACCAGGTTGCGCACCGTCGGCGCCGTGATGGTCATTCCTTGGCGGAGTTCCAGCGTCGCCATCTCGTACTTGCCGCCAGGCTTCAGGCGTGGCTCGATCTCGGTGAGTCGCTGCCCGCGCCAGAAGCCGAAGAGCACCCGCTCCTCCTCGGCACGGATGAGCAGCACCGGGCCGTTGGCGAGATAGACGATGTGACCCCACTTGATGACTTCCTCGAGTGGCGCCGCGCGCTGGACGGCAGCGCGCAGCGACTCGACCACCGTGCGGCGCCAACCGCGGAGCGCCGCAACGTAGGCGTCAGGGTTCGCGGCGGGGACCACCTTCTTCATCGCCATGGAGATACTCCCGAGGGGGCCTGCGGAAGCTACCAGCGCATGACGGCCTGGGGGCGGGGAGGTTTCGGCAACCAGGAAAGGTCATCCTCTCGCAGGGGATGCCGGACACCGTCCCGGGGCGCGGCGTGGAGCGGCCCCCTCGATGCCGGGAACCGCCCCCTAGAGTGGCGCTCAGGCGGCCGCGGCGCCAGCCCGACGGATCACGCGCACACCGAGGGTGCGCTGAATCCGGGCCAGGTGGTGCCACGGATGCCGCATCGGATGGTCCTCGATGATGTACTGCACCGTGACCGGGGCATCGTAGCTGAGCGAGAACGGCACCGCGCGGTCGAGGTCGGCATCGGAGAGGCCCCGGACCTCGCGGGCCGCCGCCGCGCTGTTCTGTGCGAGCAGCGAGAGCGCGGCCTCCTTGGTCACGCCGGCGTGTTCCGCCGCATGCGCGGCGTTGATGCCGGCGACCACCTCCCATGTGACGTCGCTGATCACGTCGTGGGCGAGTGCCGCCCGGACCACGTCGAGTTCGATCGGGTACATGTTGGCGACATGGTGCACGATCACCCCGACGGTCCGGCCGTCGGGACGAACCGGCGTGGACCACTGTTCGGGTGTGAGATCCTGGGCGACGGCGGCGAGCAGGGCGGCGCCCTCCTCGATCCGGTCGGCGAGTTGGTTGGCGCGAGTCGACATCTGGTCCTCGGCGTGCATGGTGAAGCGATCCGGCAGAGTGCCGGGTCGACGTCAGGGTATGCGCAGCCACCGAGCGGGGAGCGACATGGTGCGTGGGGTGTCGACCATGCGTTGGTGTCGAAGGCGCGCCACGCCTCGTTCCGCCGTTGCTTGCCTGCGATTACCGGCCGTTCCATACTTCCCCGCTCCACGGCGCAATGCACCCTTCCTGACGAGCGAGTACCCACCATGGCGACCGAGACCACGATCGGCATCGACGAGGATCGGCGCCGCGCCCGCGCGGAGCATCAGGCACTCCTCCGACGCATCATCGCCGTCTACGACTCGCCGATCATCCGGGCCTATTGCACCATCCGCTTCCTCATCATCAACATCGACATTCTGCAGATCATCGGCCTCGGGATGCGCGACAAGCGACGGGTGCTGGAAATCGGCTGCGGCTTCGGGCTGTTCGGGCTCTACTTCGCTTCTCGCAACCCGGCGTTGCTCTACCACGGCTTCGATATCGATGCCGGACGGATCGCGATGGCCCGTGAGGCGGCCAAACGGCTGGGGCTCACCAATCTCCGCTTCGAGGTTGGGGATGCCTGCACCGACTTGCCGCTGGACGCGAGCTATGATTGCGTGGTGATGATGGACTTGTTGCACCACTTGCCGGACAGCGGCAAGGCACGGCTGCTGCAGGCGACCGTTCCGCGGCTGGAGCCGGGTGGACGCCTCGTGATCAAGGAGATCGCGCGGCGTCCCGCCTACAAGCGCTGGTTCACCTGGCTGCTCGACGTCGCGATGACGCAGAGCTTCGACATGTGGTACCGACCGGCGGAGACCTATCGTGCCCTCGTGGCGCCAGAGCTCACGATGGAGACCTATCCGATCGCGGACTGGCTACCGTATCCCCATGTCGTGTACCTCTTCACCCGCCCGGAGGGCGCTCAGGACCCGGCGGCCTGACTGGCGTCCCGCGCCTCGTCGGCGCTCGAGGCCCCACCCTTGGCCTTGGGACCATCCTGCTCGAGGTTGATCGGCACCCGTTCCGAGGGATGAAGCGGGAGCGCCCGACTCCACACCTTCCCGCGCACCAGCGCCTGCACCAGCGGAATCGGCTGATAGGCGATGCTCGACCACATGAAGACCTCGGTCGTGCAGTGGCATTCCTTGTTCGCGATCGAGGCGCGGAGCCGCTTCGCCTCCTCCGAATGCCAGATCTCGGGGAAGGTGTTGTTGCGCAGGTTGCCGATCGGCGCGTGAATCTCGCAGACACCGACATCCCCGTTCGCGTACACGACCCCGGAGATCCGACCCGCCTTGCACGGGATCACCTGTCGGTTCTGCTTGACGGTTTCCACCTTGCCCCACTGCAGCATCGGCTCCATCAGGAGCCGCGCCGCCCGACCTCCCGCGGCGCCCAGAGCCGCCGGATGTACTCGTAGAGCTCCTCGTACAGCGCCAGGCTCGGTCCCACCAGCGTCGGATTCTTCCGGTCGCCGCGGATGATCGCGAGGTTGTGGTGGTCCATCTGCGGACACCGTTCATACAAGTAGGTCGTCAGCTTCCGGATCTCGTCCATGTTGACGTCGGTGGCCGTCGAGATGGAGTGGATGCGCAGCCGCGGGTCGGACTTCTGCAGCTCGACCAGCGCGTCGTACGTCTCCATGGCATGCTGGAAGGCGTGGCGCGCGACGCGGAAGTTGTCGTGAAATTCCGGCATGCCGTCCAGCGAGATCTCGGCGACGAACAGCTTGAGGCTCGGCTCCTTGAGGACCTCGGTGATCGCCGCGATCGTCCGGGCCGTGAAGTAGCCGTTCGTCGGGACGTAAATCTCCTTCACCCCGTTGTGCTGGATGAACTGCCGGCAGATCTCGCCGAATTCCGGGCGAAGGAACGGTTCCCCGCCGGAGAGATTCAGGTTCTCGATCTTCCCCAGCGAGCGCGAGAGGGCAAAGAGCTCGTCCTTCGTCAGGTCGTTCTTCTGGTTCAGGGCGGTCCAGTAGAAGCAGTGCTCGCACTTCATGTTGCAGATCGAGTTGATGAACAGCACCAGAAATGGCGGGCTATCCATGTCGCGATAGGAGTAACTCGTCAGCCGGGCATGACGCGCCAGGCGCTGGATCGGGTTCATCGACACCCTCGGGGGGATGGTTGAGCTGCTTGAGGGGAGCAAGGGCCGGGCCAGACGCTCACCCGCATCGGTGAATATGCACCGAGGGACCCCGGGACGCGCCCTCTGGCGGGCCGGGGTCCCTCGGTTGCGACATCGGGGCGGTCAGGGAGTGCGATACAGCGTCAGGACGCCACTCTGGGTCGGCGAAATGCTGACCGTCCCGTTGGCAGTCGCCGTGACACTGGGGAGCGTGCTCCGCGTGCCGGACGAATTGGTCATTTCGACCCCGTAGGTGCCGACGCGCATGCCCCCGACGGTGTAGGTGCCCGGGGCATCGATGTGCAACACCACGGCCATCCCCGCTCCAGGATTGGTGAACGCCACCGGACGGACCGAGCCGCTCAGGCTGGTGGCCGCCACCCGGGTCGCGCCGGCCCGCACGTAGCGGAAGTACTGGCGCAGCGACTTCGTCAGCGCCCCCATCACCGGCCGGCCGCCGCTGATGTAGTAGTACTGGGCGCCGTTGTCGTTGGTCGGGTAGGCGAGCGTGTACTGCTGCCACGCCGACACGTTGCCGAGCGTCAGGTCTGCGTAGAGATCCTCGACACCGCTCCCGATATGCTCGAGCATTGCGGTGCCGAGGCCGAGCTGCGCCGCGCGCGTCTTGATGCCGACCACGTTGGCGTCGGAGACGCCGGCATAGCGGTGGTAGGCGACGTCCGTGAGGTAGGTGAGCGCACCCGGGACGGCCACAATCTGATTGAGATAGGCCACGGCGTTGCCCATGTTCATCACCGACGGCGCAATGAAGTCGGGATGGAAGCCTGCCGCGGCGAGGCGCGCACCGGTCGTGGCGATCAGGCCGCCAATGCCGGTCCCGGTCCGGATGGTGTTGTTGTCCGGCTCGAGAATCACTTCGACCGCGTTCGGCACGAAGCCGTACTGGCTCTGCATGTGCTGGAAGGTGGCCAGGATCAATTCGGCGTATTCGGCCGCCGATTGCTGTGCCGTCGAGTTGCCGAAGGAGACGTAGTTCAAGTTGACGTACAGCGCCTCACCGCGCGCCGCGAGCCGCGTCCGCATCGGCAACACCGTCGATTCGATCGACTCATCCAGCTTCGACCACTTGAAGCCCGAACCATTGGCGCTGTTCGGATCGGCGTTGTCGTTGACCCAGGCATAGCGCTGCGCGTTGTACTGCGCGGAGGTGATCGTGCCGGCACGGTACTGCGCGTAGTAGTCGACGGTATTTTCCGCGCCGCTGGCAATCTCCAGGCGGAGACGGTTGATGCCGAGGTCGTTGGCGGCGAGATCCATCAGTTCCGTCTGATATCCCGCGAACCCCGGCTCCGCCTGCCCGACCTGCGTGGTGGCTTCCCATCCCGTCATCAGCTGGAAGCGGATGGTCGTGTCCACGGTGATGGTCGCCGGCGCGGCGACGGCGGTGTAGGCCACCGATCGGGTCGCCGTGGCGCCGGCCGTGACCGTCGCGGTCTGCGAACTCGGTGCCGGGGTGTAGCTGGTCCCGCCCGACGTCACGGTGCTCGAGGTGATGGTGTACGTGCCGGGCGTCAATGCGGTGATGGTCTCGGTCGCAGTCACCGAGTGGCTGTAGCTGTTCGGTCCGGTCACCGTGATGACGGAATTGGCGCCACCCGGGAGCCCGCTCACCGTCACCGTCAATTGCCCGGTGGTGGGTGCCGGCACGGCGTAGGCGATGCTGCTGCTGCTGCTGCCACCCGCCGTGATCGTGGCGGCCTGCGAAGTCGGGGTGGCGAGGTAGGTGACACCACTCGCGACCACCGACGTCGCGGCGACGGTGTAGCTGCCCGGCAACAACCCGGTGATCGTCTCATTGGCCGTGACGGCATGGCTGTAGCCGTTCGGTCCGGTCACCGTGATGGCCGCATTCGCGCCACCCGGGAGCCCGCTGATCGTTACCGACAACTGTCCGGTGGTCGGCGCGGCCACGGCATAGGCGACGGCACCGGTACCGGTGGCGCCTGCCGTCACGGTCACGACCTGCGAAGTCGGTGCGGGCAGATAGCTCACACCGCTGAGTACGACCGGTGTGGCGGTGACGGTGTAGCTCCCCGGTGCCAATCCCTCGAGGGTCGTCGTCGCGGGGACCGCGCGGCTGAAGCCGTCCGGTCCGGTGACGGTGATTGCCGCCGCGGCGGGGGCGGGGACGCCGCTGACCGTCAGCGTCAGGCTGCCGGTGGTCGGGCTCGGCGCTGCGTAGCTGAAGGCGGTGACCGTGCGAACGCCGGCGGTGATCGCCGCCGCCTGGGCGGTAGGCGTCGGGAGATAGCTGACGCCACCGACCGTCACGGCGCTCGCGGTGACGGTGTATCCACCGATCGGAAGCGCGTTGATCGTTTCGGAGGTCGTGACCTGACGGCTGTATCCGTTCGGGCCGGTCACCGTGATCGCGGCCGCCGCACCACCCGGGAGGCCGTTGATGTCGACCGCCAGCTGCCCCATGCTGGGGGTGGGCGCGACATAGAGGACCGAGACGGCGACCGTGGTGCCCCCGACGACGGTGGCAACCTGCGACGCCGGGCCAGCCAGATAGTTGACGCCGGTGACCGTGACGGGACTGGCGGCAACAGTGTAGCTGCCGGGCGTCAGGCCGTCGATCGTGGTCGAGGCGGTGACCTGGAACGGGGTGCCATCGGGGCCGGTCACCGTGATGGCGGCGGCCGCGGGAATCGGGAGGCCGGCGATGGTCATCTGAAGCTGTCCCAACGTCGGCGAGGGCACGCTGTAGGCGACGTTGGCGGTGGCGCTCGCACCGGCGACGATGGTGACGGTCTGGGACGACGGAGACGGCGTGTGGCTGAGGCCGTTGACGAGCACGGCGACGGAATTGACGGTGTAGGAGCCCGGCGCCAATCCATCGATGACGGATGTCGCGTTCACGAGGCGTGCGTAGCCATTCGGTCCGCTCACGGCGATCGCCGCCGGCGCACCGCCGCCGAGACCGGTGACCTGGAGGTTGAGTCCTCCAGTCACCTGGGTGGACGGTGGTGCATAGGTCACGGCAACCGCGGCGACGTTGCCGCCGGTGACCGTGATCACCTGCGAGGCCGGGGTCGGGATATGTCGCGCGCCCTCGACCGCCACCTCGCTGGCCGCCACGGTGTAGCTGCCGGGGGTCAGCTGCTCGAGCTGCGACGAGGCCGTCAGAGTCGCTGCGAAGTTGTTGGGGCCGCTGATCGTGATCGCGGCCATCGCGCCAGTCGGGAGCCCGCTGGTGGTGACCGAGAGCGCACCGCTCGCCGCCACGACCCGGCGATACTGCACGACGCCGGTCCGCATTTCGGCGGTCACCACGACGACCGATTGACTCGCCGGTTCCGCCGCGTAGGTCTCGCCATCGATCGTGACGGGATTGGCCGCGATCAGATAGGTGCCGGCAATGAGGCCAGCCGCGGAGGTGGTCGTCGTCAGGTTCTGGTAGAAGCCGCTGGGGCCGGAGACGGCGACCGCGCCATTCACGCCGGCCGGCAGCCCTTCGACGGCCACCGTCAGGCTGCCGGAACGCGGTGCCCCCGGATGGTAGTCGACGTGGGCGCTTGCCGT belongs to Gemmatimonadota bacterium and includes:
- a CDS encoding DUF1801 domain-containing protein: MKKVVPAANPDAYVAALRGWRRTVVESLRAAVQRAAPLEEVIKWGHIVYLANGPVLLIRAEEERVLFGFWRGQRLTEIEPRLKPGGKYEMATLELRQGMTITAPTVRNLVREAVALNQTLGNPTDAAK
- a CDS encoding DUF4199 domain-containing protein, encoding MRKFVLTYGLIAGAMLSAMMLLTLPFMDAIGFDYGMLVGYTTMVAAFLMVYFGVRSYRDGSPDGRITFGHAFRVGLLITLVATVCYVATWELIYYKLAPDFGDKFAAHSVEQARASGASEAEIAKRTKEMAEFRVQYQKPLVNIAYTFLEPLPVGLLFTLGTAWRLSRKRRDDSVAAA
- a CDS encoding c-type cytochrome, which produces MSSTRSRLLPLIAFVATASLAAACSYGTTAPSTAPQASAAPAVPARPAEVTAAAIAEGDSLYAGGSCTRCHGAKGIGTPRGPSLVTGPWLQHSGSYAEIVGTITNGVPRASIKDTTHRFPMNARGGPMNLTDPQVKSMAAYVWSISRAKR
- a CDS encoding SPASM domain-containing protein; translation: MLQWGKVETVKQNRQVIPCKAGRISGVVYANGDVGVCEIHAPIGNLRNNTFPEIWHSEEAKRLRASIANKECHCTTEVFMWSSIAYQPIPLVQALVRGKVWSRALPLHPSERVPINLEQDGPKAKGGASSADEARDASQAAGS
- a CDS encoding DNA-binding response regulator produces the protein MTILRYGLLGGLLIAALQAVEYRWLVLDHSVQIYGGLVAALFAAFGIWLGRRVTGPKPTVVVQEVLVPAPRDFVRDDRKVASLGLTPRELEILELIAAGLSNKEIGERVHVSENTVKTHSSRVFAKLGAQRRTQAVQLGQELRLIP
- a CDS encoding DinB family protein; amino-acid sequence: MHAEDQMSTRANQLADRIEEGAALLAAVAQDLTPEQWSTPVRPDGRTVGVIVHHVANMYPIELDVVRAALAHDVISDVTWEVVAGINAAHAAEHAGVTKEAALSLLAQNSAAAAREVRGLSDADLDRAVPFSLSYDAPVTVQYIIEDHPMRHPWHHLARIQRTLGVRVIRRAGAAAA
- a CDS encoding nuclear transport factor 2 family protein encodes the protein MRLTPGLLLFAAVITAPVALAAQQTASAPSDQAAVRAVVERYLHGLKFNDVPSLQAAFWPEAKLLFIKRDGTIGQLTQAEWQKGFVANAGKEEEGTLRITAVDITDNAASVKVTETYPKSVYVDYLNLLRVRGEWRIVNKIFTSRPR
- a CDS encoding class I SAM-dependent methyltransferase, whose protein sequence is MATETTIGIDEDRRRARAEHQALLRRIIAVYDSPIIRAYCTIRFLIINIDILQIIGLGMRDKRRVLEIGCGFGLFGLYFASRNPALLYHGFDIDAGRIAMAREAAKRLGLTNLRFEVGDACTDLPLDASYDCVVMMDLLHHLPDSGKARLLQATVPRLEPGGRLVIKEIARRPAYKRWFTWLLDVAMTQSFDMWYRPAETYRALVAPELTMETYPIADWLPYPHVVYLFTRPEGAQDPAA
- a CDS encoding serine hydrolase: MRLPSIRRMFLAVLLASAGIQEVSAQAAPVRTEWPRTTPAKVGLNAAVLDSIDAEIRSGRYGNIDRMLVIRHGRVAYDKSYPVDYEAAYGSLAKIPGGLNAHDLTGPYNYYNTWWHPFYRRGDLHTLQSVTKTVASVIIGTAVTRGDFPSIDAPVLSFFDTTKVANIDDRKRHMTVRHLLTMTGGFDWNESLPYTDPRNTATALEESADWIRFTIDRPMMREPGTQFNYSSGESALLAHIFRQATGKDIEEYGAAHLFRPLGISRWFWKRTPSGTADTEGGLYLEASDLARVWQLFLQQGTWRDQRVVSADWVRQSVTPAVATGSGPNASRYGLKWWLHPDPLDPAKFVWAGSGFGGQLPVAFPDLDMVVVFNGWNIAGGKQLPFRAIQGRLARAVVAK
- a CDS encoding radical SAM protein, whose protein sequence is MNPIQRLARHARLTSYSYRDMDSPPFLVLFINSICNMKCEHCFYWTALNQKNDLTKDELFALSRSLGKIENLNLSGGEPFLRPEFGEICRQFIQHNGVKEIYVPTNGYFTARTIAAITEVLKEPSLKLFVAEISLDGMPEFHDNFRVARHAFQHAMETYDALVELQKSDPRLRIHSISTATDVNMDEIRKLTTYLYERCPQMDHHNLAIIRGDRKNPTLVGPSLALYEELYEYIRRLWAPREVGRRGS